The Legionella jordanis genomic sequence GATCTGGAATGACTTTATATCGAGCACTTACTATTTAACTTATAATGAGACCGATAATCATAGCCATAGAGCAGTATATCTATCACATAGACCCTATGAGTATTTCACTAAACAGTCCATATTAGGCCAAGTTTTAAATATTAATCAATTTTATGCTTATCCCAATTACCTAATCGGAATTGGTCTGACCTTTACATTTATAGGATTAGCCGCTGCTCTGCATATAGCACAACAAGGATTAGCACATGGTGAAGGACAGGCAGCCTTATCAGAACTTCTGAAAGTAGCATCTGTTAAATTTTTTAGTTCTATTGCAGGAATAAGTTGTAGTTTATTCATCTCATTTATTCAGAAAAAGCAAACAAAAGAGTTTCACAAGAAATTAAATAATTTTTGTTCATTAATTGAAAATTGCACTGAGTACAAACCAACTGAAAAACTATTATTTGAAAGTATACAGGAGCAAACTAAACAGACTTTTGCATTGCAAAGTATGGCCAATGATATTTCCAGAGGAATTGGAGATGTACTTAATAACCAATTGCCGGTTAGTGTCGCTAAAGCTCTCGAGCCTTTAGCTCACGAAATAAGAGAATTAGCTCATAAATTCTCAGGAAGTAATGAAAATGCTCTTGAAAAAGTTTTAGATGAGTTTATTGAACAATTAAGAAAAAGTTCCGCTGATGACATGCAAGGTCTTGTCAATGGTGTGAATACTTTAAAAGTCTCTCTTGAAAAACTAGTTGATAATATCGAATTAATGAGTACAAACTTTGGCTCAAATACTAAAGAATCCACAGATCGACTTATGCGATCCTTAGAGAACTTTGCTAATACATTTGTACCAGTACAAAATGGTATTGCTGAATTTGGAAAAACACTTAATTCACTTGAAAGTATCGCTGAAAGTATCCAAAATGCCAGTGGCAACATAAGTGGCGCAGCTAGTATCAACACTCAAAGCATGAGCAATCTTGCTGGTACAGTCAATCAAATTACAGAAAATATTGCGCCAATCCAAGACTTACTTGGCAATCTTTCATTGTCACTACAAAAAATTAATGAATCATCTCTTAAACTTGATAGCGCAGGTGATTCAATTTCCCTTGCAGTGAATGGTTTTAATTCATCTGCTCAAAATATTGAAAATGCTAGCTCAAAATTCAATGATAATATCACTCTAATACAAACTGTAATTGATGGATTAAATAATACTACTACAAATCTAGAAAAATCATCATCTGATATCCGACAATCAGTCTTGCCTCTATCTCAAACATCAGAGCAAATCCAAAAAGCTCTTAAAGTTACTCAAGAAACTGAATTAAGACTAATAGAAAGTCAAAAACAAATGGGTACTTTATTAAACAGTTTAGATAGTTTCACCGAAAAAATGCCAACTATTTTGAGCCAATACGAAGATAGATTCACGAAAGTTGATCATGATTTAGCTAATGCATTTTCTGAATTAGCAAAAGGAAGTGAAGAGTTTAAAAATAGTATTATTCACTTTATACAGTCTTTTGATTCACAGTTTGAAAAAGCATTGAGCCACTTAAGCGCAGCAATACATGAATTACAAGAGGAACGGGAAGAAACCTATACAAATTTTATTGAACAAAAGTCAAATGGGCAGGTAGATGCAGACACAAGAATTACATGATGAAAGCTATTTTGCCTCATTCACAGATATGTTAGTAGGCATTATTTTCATTTTTATTATTTTATTGATGATAGTTGCTAATAATTATCAATCTGCAACAAAAAAAGTTACAGAAATAAATGAGTCCAGAGATAAAATATTAAAGAAAATTGAGCATAGTTTGAAAGAAGAAGGTGTCGCTGTAACAGTAGATCTTGAACAAGGGGTCTTACGTTTACCTGAAAGTATTTTATTTGGCATCGACCAATATAACCTTAACGAAAATGGCAAAGTGGCTTTATCTAAATTAGCAAATGTTCTAGAAAAATATTTACCCTGCATGGCAATAACTGATAAAAAATATAAATATCATTGTGGGTCTTTAAATTTGGCCTCTCAAGATGGCTTGGATGCTGTTTTCATTGAAGGCCATACCGATGTGACAGGATCTTCTGATCATAACTGGTACCTTTCAACGAGAAGAGCTATTTCTATATTCAAAGAACTAACTGAAGCCAAACCATTTTTAAATGAGGGAGTCAAAAATATTAATGGCATTCCTATTTTGAATGTAAGTGGTTATGAAGCAAGAAGACCCGTCGATCCCAATCGCCTGGAACTTAATAGAAGAATTGAGTTAAGGTTTATCATGCGATCGCCTACTCCTGAAGATCTGGAGAAACTTCATCGTGCAATCAGATAACTCTCCTTCATTAAGAAAAGAAATTTCTCAGTTTTATCATACGATAAAACTTAAATCTCAACATTTATCATTGCAAGAACCTCAAGTAAATAGGGCATTAAAGATAATTGAGAAAAAATTTGATAGCTTGGGTAGTATCCCCACTAGTCAAAACTTAGAAAAGTTATCTATTACTTTCTATAAAGCCTTAGAAGCAAAATCCTTTGACAATATTTCTAATAAAGAATGGAAGCTAGTACCATTTATATTATGGACAACACCCCAAGTTAATTCATTTGCACTTGGTTCAGATCTTAATTTTTTACAAAAATATTTAAATTGGCTATCTCAAAATCTGACTGCTAGTAACTTAAAAAAATTAATATATTGTTTCTTGAAAGATTTTAGCTTAAGAGAACAATATCTTGCGGTATTTAAAAAATTAAGTTGTTTTATAACAGAAAAAATATATTCGTCGATGAATCCCAGCCTATCGAAATGGTATGAAAGAAATCAAAAATTAAATATATTTTCCCCAAACTTTGATTTAAGTAAAGTGATTTCTCTATATTTAAACGAATGTAATTTAGATATATACAAATTTTTTAGCCTTCTTGGGTTACAGGGCGAGATTTCTATTAGGGGTTATTCTGAAGCTATAGGGTTAAACTTATTAAAAATACTAGAAAGAGAGCCATCTGATAAATTAATAAACGCTGTAATCAATTATTTTTTTTCTAAAGATTCTGTGCGATTTTCAAATCATAGAGTTAATTTAATTCAATCTTTATTGACTCCTTGGCTGAGTAATAACTCAACCAACAGTAGTGAAAGTCAAAAAAAAGTACAAGACCTACTTATAAAACATTTTAAAGACCCACGTATTATTGCATACCGAAGAGATGGTTGGAGGTCAATTAGCGAACAATATTTGAAAGTTATATACCAATGGTTAGTTGGTGAAAGCATTGAACAATTCTTTGAAATTGTTGATCAAATGGCGCTAGATCGGCAATGGAAATATCGTAAGGCCTTTTGGATGGCTTATTATAAATACGGTTTTCTTGATGAAGCATGGTTCGTTCTTGGACCCGACGCAAAATATTATGCAGAAACTTATTTTGAAAACAAGCTCTCATTTGGAGCAATGGATTCCGGATGCAAGTCAAACCATAGTGTTTTAATTCTTAAAATTGGAAATATTGTCCTTGCTGAATGGAGCCACGAAGGGAAATGTAGAGCATGGCGGGATGAGGATCCCAAAGCCCCGGAAAGATATAAAAATTATTATGTGGGAAAAAATTTTAAAGAAGAATCTTTAAAAATCGTACCGCATTACAATTCTGATGGAATTGGTCATTTATCTAGTAATACATACTCTTGGCAACAAAATTTATCTGATTTTATATATCGCAATACTGGTTTAAAGGTGTACCACAGTGATTTTTGGATTTAATATAAAAAAGCGCAGTAAACAAACTTTAATTTATGATGAACAATTCATCAACAATCAATGGGTTTTATTATTCAAACTCCAACAAAAAAATAGCTTAATACCTTTAAGTGAATGGCATAAATGTGATCACAAAGGAGCTCAATGGTTATTGGAATTTATTGAAGCAAATAACTTACAACAACAACCATCTGTAGATACATTGATTATTTCGTCAAAGGACTTTATTACCTCTATTAAAGAACAAGAACTTTTTATACAGAATCTTTTAGAACTGCCGCCGTTATTTGACGGTGGAATCCATATCATATCTGAAGGATTAATTGCGAAAAACAACTATAAAATCAAATATCATTGGGTTAATAGTTATTCACGGCCAATTATTCAATCAAAAGAATGGGGTATTTTTTTACAGATAGGTGAAAATAAATTTTTACTACCTTGGTATGCTTGGAAAATAAAAGAGGAAATTAAGTTATTACAGACACAATTAGTTTCTTCAAGTTCAATACAAAAAAGACTAGAGCTTATAGAGCATTTTTCATCAATACGGCATCTATTACCAGAAGAAAAGACATGGACTTTAACTGACGATGGTTCCATATCGAAAATAACTCTTTTCTTTGCGAATGCATTTAAAATTCAAGCTGTACCAGAAAAAGATAGTTTCAGAATAGAGCCAATTTTATTGAGAAAAAAAGAGCTTGAAAATTTGGATCCACATTTTGAAAATATTCTTCCTCCTATTGATCAAGAAGCCTTCATCAGAAGTTTCAATAATAGTTTACAACTAAACCAATATTATGGGCTTGGGCCTGGTCGATATCTGCTGATTCATCCTCAGGTTAATAAAGCTTTAGAAACAGTCCATAAAATTCAACATGCAACAAAAGAAGAAAAATTAGAATTTCTGAAAAATCCAAAAGCCGCTCTAGCTGAGGATTTGGAAGGAATTATCAATGAAGATGAACTAGATCAAATTTTTTCCGATAGAGTCATAGGAATTGGAGATTGGAACGCGAAAATAATTCCTTGGATACAGCTTCCTCCGAATGAATGGCTGCCTGGTGGCGAACTACCAAATGTTCCCTTTGGTATTGATATTAATGGTGATAAGCATCAATTTGCAAATAAGAATGAGGTATCTGATTTAGTAGATAAGTTGAAAAACGCCCAAAAGGATGGATATCAATTTTATCAATATGGAGAATTCAGTATACCTGTGAATAACGAGAACATTTCAAAACTTGAATGTTTTTTACCTAAAAAACCAAATACAGTTATCGAAAAAGAAGATAAACTAAAAACACTAACTGGAATCACAGATAAAATTAATCAAACCCCAGTTATGCTAGTTAAAGAAAATTTAGAATGTGTCGAATTTAATGTCTTTCGTCACCCAAGAGTGATAATTCCACATTCGAATGCAATCCCAAATAATGTTAAGTCTGAACCGAAACCCCACCAAATAGAAGCTTTTAAATGGTTACAGAACCATTATATAGCTGGTTCTAGAGGCGTATTATTAGCTGATGACATGGGTTTGGGGAAAACATTCCAATCACTCATGTTTCTTGCTTGGCTTCATGAAGCAATGAAATTAAAAGAGATAACGAATAAACCTTTATTAATTGTCGCCCCTACTGGCTTATTAAAAAATTGGGAAGACGAAATTAATATTCATTTATCTAGTGGCCTAGGTAATCTTCTCCGTGCTTATGGTTCAACATTAAAAAATTTAAAATCTGGTAGGTACTTAGATGTAACCCAATTAAAAGGTTCTGATCTAATTTTGACTACATTTGATACTCTTACAAGATATCAAACAAGTTTCAGTGTGATCAATTTTGCAGTTGTAGTATTTGATGAAATTCAAAAATTAAAAAATCCTGGAACCCAAAACTATTCTGCAGCATGCAGCCTTCATTGTGATTTCTGGTTGGGAATGACAGGAACTCCTGTTGAAAATCGACTATGTGATCTTTGGGCCATCACTGATGTGCTACAACCAGGGATGTTAGGATCCATTAAAGAATTTAGCACAAAATATGAAAAATCAATCCTAACATTAGGTGAGAACGAACAAAATGAAATTATTAAAGAACTTCAAGATGGATTGACAAAAGCGAGTGAAAAAGCACCGCCTTTTATGCTAAGAAGAATGAAATCGTCTATTTTACCAGGTTTACCCAAAAAAAATATTCATGTTAAAACAGTATTAATGCCCAATATACAAGCAAATGCCTACCAAAAAATAATTCAAGAAGTAGCTCAGCAAGAAGAATCAGGAGGAATGCTGAAAGCATTACATTTATTAAGGGCCTGCTCCTTACATCCTGATAGTAAAAGGCAAAGACAATATAATTCTTATGATGAATTTATTCTCCAATCTGCTCGAGTAAAAGAATGCTTTCAAATTTTAGATAGCATATATAAGAATAAAGAAAAAGCTCTTATCTTTATAGAGTATAACGAGTGGCATCATCCTGCTTTTTTACCCCACATTATTAAAACACGATACAATCTTAAAAAATTACCTATGGCAATTAATGGACAAATAAACTCAAAAAGCAGGCAGGATATAGTAGATAAATTCCAAAATGAAAGAGGAATTTTTGATGTCATGCTATTATCTCCACGCGCAGGTGGAGTTGGCTTGACTCTCACAGCAGCCAATCACATTATTCATTTAACAAGATGGTGGAATCCAGCTGTAGAGGATCAGGCTAATGATAGGATATATAGAATTGGCCAAAACTCAGATGTGCATATCTATTATATACTTGCATTACATCCTGAATACGAATCAACTTGTTTTGATCTAAATTTGCATGAATTATTAGAAAAAAAACGTCGACTCAGCCAACAGATCATCATAGCACCTCCTATGGAAAACGATACTATTGATGAGCTTTATGCAAAGACGTTTCAAAAGAATCAAAAAATTAAACTTCCAATTGAGGAAAGCTATATTCATTTAAATGGCAAAACTTATGAAGATCTAATATTTCAAGATATGAAAAAAATTGCGCCTAAATTTGGGTATATTGCAAGATATACTCAACAAAGCCATGATAAAGGAGCTGACATAATAATTGATACATACGATGGTGAAACAAAGGCTATTGTTCAATGTAAGTTTGTCGATAATCCTACTAAAGCTCCTCTTAATTTAACTTCGGATTTAGATCGAGCAAGCCCTTATTATTCTAATAGCCATTCAAATCCACTTTTAATAGGATTTACAAACGCCCAAAAAATTAAAAAAGCTGACAGGACATGGGAAAATAATGCTAACAATCGAAAAATAGTATATGGAAAGGAGGGTTTGGACGCATCCAACCTTTTTGATTTTCTTGATTAGTAGGTGAAATCAACTGTTAACGGTTTAGTATTTACTCTAAATAAGTAAGTTACCAATAATAGTGCTCGTTGATTTGAAGTGCCCCCCTTAATTGTGAAAGGCCCCGAAATTAACATCTGCTATCAATCAATTACATTTCAAATTCGGTACCAAAACTGGTACCAAAGTGATATTATATTTTCAATTGCCCTTCTAAAACCCTTATACCTTCTGTGCCGTTGCGCGGAATCGAACCGCGGACCTATTGATTACGAATCAATTGCTCTACCGACTGAGCTACAACGGCGATAGCGGTTATTATACCTCGAGTCGGTTTGTGTGCAAGATTGAATTTAAACGGGTTTTTGGTTTAAGACGACCCCTATTGTCCAGTCGCTGCCTTGATTATTGGGCAGCAAACTTACCGTTTGCTGGGGCTCAAGGCCGTAGCCTTCCACCATTAGGGCATAGTAATAAGCTGAAAACAGGCAGTAGCCGTAGAGGTATTCGTTTTCAGGGTATTGGTTTTTTAAACTGTCCCAAGATTGATGGCAAACTTGTGAGTTGGCTTGTTCCAACAAATCCTGATTGCTGAATTGGCCGTTGAATTCAAATGGTTTGGACTTGGCCAGTTCGGCCATACCGCCTAAAACAAACCAGTTATTAATTTGGCTGCCTTCCATCGCCGGGGCCACGGTGCGCTTAACTTTATGGACGTTCATTAAGGGTGCAATGCTGCTTTCGCAGTTGTATGCATCGCCAGCGGCGGTGAACCCTGTGGGCAATTCATAGTTATCCGAAAAACAGGTGGATTCATCTAAAAATTGATGGGTCACTTCGGTTTGGCCTAAACCTAAGAAACTATGAATGAACAAATTAAATTGCCTGCCGTACAAATTGAATTGTTTCAGATCCTGTGGATTGACGTTGTCGGCATTTTGTACCGGGAAGATGATTTGAACCGAAGCCCCACCCATGTCCATCACGCCAGCCAGCTCTTTGTCTTGGGAATTAAGTGCACCCAGTTGATAATTGACCGCTAACCAGCCAAAAAGCCCTTCCTCACTACCGGTAATCGTCTTAGCCTGCTGCAATGTCCAATTGCTTTGATTGGCAAACCATTGCTGCATTAGCGTATAAAATTGCTGCTGCTTAGGCTGGGGTAATAAACGCATGCCGGCTGTGGCATAAAAATAAACGGGTAGATTGCTCTCTGGAACACCGGAGAACAGGGCTGTTAAATAAGCATCAATCGTTGCTGCATTGGGCTCAATCGTCGCCAGTCCGGGCTTGATTTTTTTGTTCCAGACTTCAGTCACGTTCACAGGAGTTTGTGTGCTATCCAGATCATAGGAATAAA encodes the following:
- a CDS encoding OmpA/MotB family protein, yielding MQTQELHDESYFASFTDMLVGIIFIFIILLMIVANNYQSATKKVTEINESRDKILKKIEHSLKEEGVAVTVDLEQGVLRLPESILFGIDQYNLNENGKVALSKLANVLEKYLPCMAITDKKYKYHCGSLNLASQDGLDAVFIEGHTDVTGSSDHNWYLSTRRAISIFKELTEAKPFLNEGVKNINGIPILNVSGYEARRPVDPNRLELNRRIELRFIMRSPTPEDLEKLHRAIR
- a CDS encoding EH signature domain-containing protein, whose translation is MQSDNSPSLRKEISQFYHTIKLKSQHLSLQEPQVNRALKIIEKKFDSLGSIPTSQNLEKLSITFYKALEAKSFDNISNKEWKLVPFILWTTPQVNSFALGSDLNFLQKYLNWLSQNLTASNLKKLIYCFLKDFSLREQYLAVFKKLSCFITEKIYSSMNPSLSKWYERNQKLNIFSPNFDLSKVISLYLNECNLDIYKFFSLLGLQGEISIRGYSEAIGLNLLKILEREPSDKLINAVINYFFSKDSVRFSNHRVNLIQSLLTPWLSNNSTNSSESQKKVQDLLIKHFKDPRIIAYRRDGWRSISEQYLKVIYQWLVGESIEQFFEIVDQMALDRQWKYRKAFWMAYYKYGFLDEAWFVLGPDAKYYAETYFENKLSFGAMDSGCKSNHSVLILKIGNIVLAEWSHEGKCRAWRDEDPKAPERYKNYYVGKNFKEESLKIVPHYNSDGIGHLSSNTYSWQQNLSDFIYRNTGLKVYHSDFWI
- a CDS encoding SNF2-related protein, whose amino-acid sequence is MIFGFNIKKRSKQTLIYDEQFINNQWVLLFKLQQKNSLIPLSEWHKCDHKGAQWLLEFIEANNLQQQPSVDTLIISSKDFITSIKEQELFIQNLLELPPLFDGGIHIISEGLIAKNNYKIKYHWVNSYSRPIIQSKEWGIFLQIGENKFLLPWYAWKIKEEIKLLQTQLVSSSSIQKRLELIEHFSSIRHLLPEEKTWTLTDDGSISKITLFFANAFKIQAVPEKDSFRIEPILLRKKELENLDPHFENILPPIDQEAFIRSFNNSLQLNQYYGLGPGRYLLIHPQVNKALETVHKIQHATKEEKLEFLKNPKAALAEDLEGIINEDELDQIFSDRVIGIGDWNAKIIPWIQLPPNEWLPGGELPNVPFGIDINGDKHQFANKNEVSDLVDKLKNAQKDGYQFYQYGEFSIPVNNENISKLECFLPKKPNTVIEKEDKLKTLTGITDKINQTPVMLVKENLECVEFNVFRHPRVIIPHSNAIPNNVKSEPKPHQIEAFKWLQNHYIAGSRGVLLADDMGLGKTFQSLMFLAWLHEAMKLKEITNKPLLIVAPTGLLKNWEDEINIHLSSGLGNLLRAYGSTLKNLKSGRYLDVTQLKGSDLILTTFDTLTRYQTSFSVINFAVVVFDEIQKLKNPGTQNYSAACSLHCDFWLGMTGTPVENRLCDLWAITDVLQPGMLGSIKEFSTKYEKSILTLGENEQNEIIKELQDGLTKASEKAPPFMLRRMKSSILPGLPKKNIHVKTVLMPNIQANAYQKIIQEVAQQEESGGMLKALHLLRACSLHPDSKRQRQYNSYDEFILQSARVKECFQILDSIYKNKEKALIFIEYNEWHHPAFLPHIIKTRYNLKKLPMAINGQINSKSRQDIVDKFQNERGIFDVMLLSPRAGGVGLTLTAANHIIHLTRWWNPAVEDQANDRIYRIGQNSDVHIYYILALHPEYESTCFDLNLHELLEKKRRLSQQIIIAPPMENDTIDELYAKTFQKNQKIKLPIEESYIHLNGKTYEDLIFQDMKKIAPKFGYIARYTQQSHDKGADIIIDTYDGETKAIVQCKFVDNPTKAPLNLTSDLDRASPYYSNSHSNPLLIGFTNAQKIKKADRTWENNANNRKIVYGKEGLDASNLFDFLD
- a CDS encoding acetate and sugar kinases/Hsc70/actin family protein, translating into MMRLAAVFLVVLTSCFSINLYAEGKHCEQQRCVAVVDAGSTGSRLHIYSYDLDSTQTPVNVTEVWNKKIKPGLATIEPNAATIDAYLTALFSGVPESNLPVYFYATAGMRLLPQPKQQQFYTLMQQWFANQSNWTLQQAKTITGSEEGLFGWLAVNYQLGALNSQDKELAGVMDMGGASVQIIFPVQNADNVNPQDLKQFNLYGRQFNLFIHSFLGLGQTEVTHQFLDESTCFSDNYELPTGFTAAGDAYNCESSIAPLMNVHKVKRTVAPAMEGSQINNWFVLGGMAELAKSKPFEFNGQFSNQDLLEQANSQVCHQSWDSLKNQYPENEYLYGYCLFSAYYYALMVEGYGLEPQQTVSLLPNNQGSDWTIGVVLNQKPV